The genomic window CAACTATGATTGCATGTTTCGGATCTAAGTTATAACTGCCTAAAATAACTGAGGAAACATGCATACTTTTTCTTTTGACATCAGGAGGGGCTAATCCCCACCTTCTACCTTATACCCACTACAACCCCAACATGTATACTTTTTCTTTTGAGATCAAGAGGGGCTAATCCCCACCACAACCCTTTGGGGTGGATGCCAACTGAATCGAAATCCTCTCCCCTTGCTCAAGCGGCAAGGAGTGTTGATACCATCAGAGCAAGCATTCGGTCATGGAAACATATATActacaaatttaaagagtataaaaaccATCAAGAGAGTAAATGGTCAAAGAACTAAGAAACAACAAGTCCTCTAGCAAAAAAAATGTTATATGTTAATGATAATAGAGTGAATATATTTTGCAATAAGTTTATTCCTACATACACCTTATAAGGCTTCCATTTATCACTAGAAGGCATTATCCATGCATGTGTGGTGTCTGTGTCACAGAAAAACTGAACCAGAAATCTAAGGAATGGAGATGATTGAAAGTAAACTGTTCACGGATAGCTTGGGAAAACAGGACcagaaaaagaagataaagacaaAGATCAAGACCTGCTCATGATAAGAATCTCCTCCTTGCTCATTAGATTCCATCTTTTGATTTTCAGAATGCTTCACAGTTGTTAGTTCATTATCACTGTCCATTAGTTGAGAGCACTTAGCAGAGAAATCAGTTGAGGAGGAGCCTATTCCTTTTCCCCTGCTAATGCCTACTTTGGTTACATCAGCTCCGATTATTTCAGCATCTGAGACAGTTCTCAAACTCTTACAAATTCTCTGCATGGTACTTGAGAGGTTGTTTAATAAGAGCTGTTGTTCTTCACTACCTCTGCAACTGACTGGAAGAAAGAACTCAAGTATGTAATCATCATTTCCAGTATACGTGCTCCTGAGTCTGATTGCAACAGCAGCACGCAAATCATATTTACGAGCATGATGTGCCAGTGGGTACTCGCGTATGTCATAAACTTTTACATCAGGAGAGAAAAAGGGGTGGTTTGATTGAAGTGCTTTTCCAGCAATTCCCTGTCCTTTATCAAGGCAATGTTCAGCACATGCATGAAGAAAACCCTGAATTCTTGTATCATTGACGTAACAGGCTGATTCCTGGATGCAGAGCATACTTTTTTCCCTCAAACTTGACTGTACCTCTTGAACATCATCTTTTATGCATTCATCGATACTATGATAATCATAGGAAAAGGGAATCCATGTAAGTGCCAAAGGTAACATGTGTGCATGACAAACAGCTCTCAGAACATCCAGTATCTCTGTGAATGCGGATTTCTGATTTTTTGTGAGGTTCTGCAAATTAAGCAAAATATTCTAAGAAAATAGAGAATAATAAAGTTAAAAAGCAATAAttgagaaaaggtttcttttcTATCTTAATATAAATATGATTATGATATGGAATTAGTTAGCACCTGTTGATGAGCGCGGACTTTTGTTGTCTTTAAGTTTACAGCCTGCAATTTGTGACAAAAGAAGGAATTTCAGATATGACTATGCATTTGTATGCATAGATGTTGAGCTAAGCAAATATGCTTCCGTTTGTTCATCTGAACACATGTAGATCTAAGTAGAAGTACTTAAATAGAGACAGGCATATCCTCACATGGGCATTGTGACTAGCAACACACTAAGAGGAGATACACCTAGGAAACCTAACTGCCACTATTTTTGCTACAGTGAAAACATGAAATTGACAGGGTAAACACCATCAGCAATTAACAACAAAACCTCCACCACACGCTTTATTGGCCAAAAATATGAATTCACGTCCACATGCTAACATCTATCATGTACAAGATCCTCTATCCACCTAAATGTTACCAATATGACTTGTGGTACGTGATATTCCATATACCATAGAAAAGCTGCGGCATGTTGGATGAGCTAAGATGTGGACAAACAAGAGTACAATTGTGAGCATAATCTATCCACCTAAGACTAAACTATAGATAGAACATTAATGTTTAAGAATTAGAAACTGCACTGACCTCTAAGGCATGGCAAACTTTGTCCATCTCCGTatcaaaattgggtttctccCTTGTTGTGACAAGCTCAAGTACTGCACAACGTGAACCTTTAGAGCGATCAAAAACCGGCACAGCAAGTGATCCACGGACTTCATGACTAACCGCATGATCCACCCTCAAGTACTCGAGCTTACTATAATATGCAACGTTTGAGGTCCACTCTGGCATTCTGGATATGAATACTCGTCCAGGAAGCCCAAGAAACAAGCCTGGTGCTTCCTTTGCTGAAAATGTAAATTGCCTCGAAATTTCACGGTAGCCAGCAAGACTTTGGTCCAGCAGAAAGGGCTGCTCGGAGGTACTTAATATGTACTGATCACCTTGTTTGATGGGCATCCAAACTTGAGCGAGAATTCCACCAGATGAAAAATCCTTAAAAAAGGACAGTGCTTTGAGCATCCTCTcaggaaatgaaaatcctgctaTGGGCTTGGGAATAAAACTGGCTCCCTCATCGGGAATGTCATCTGAAGCAAAAAAATTCGGGGAGAACACAAACTGCATACTAGTCCTTGGGGAAGCCACCTTCTCCCCGTCGCTAGAATAAGCGGCGGCTGGCACGTTGACGTCACCAGTCAAGGCATCCCTTCCGAGCGCCGCGAAGATGTTAGGCGATCCAGTGGAAGACCAATTCCCAGGCGTCAAACGAGCAGCAGCTGAGTAGCTCAAGGCAGAGTGAATCTGGTCCGCAGTTGAAGGACTGAAAGGTTCGCCAAAGCCATCAAAGTTCATAAGTGCTGAAAGACTAAATGGATCCTCTGCACTCCCGTTACCACAATCCATAGGTGAAAAACCATCCATCTCCGCTTGCTGGTAAACTAAATAAGCAATTTTTCACTCCTCTAGACTACTGTTGGCATAGTAATCAACGCAAAAACGAAATCTTGCTTCTTCAGAACAGGAATTTCTATCCAAAGAGCCGGACTTCCTCGTGTTAAGAGCTTCACAGAAAAAAAATATCTGGCTCAACTTTTCCTCAAAAGTCCCTCCAACTCGGCATTAGAGACCAATTCCCACAGAGAAAGGGCGAACCTGCTTGCCGAAAACGCTGCGACGACCACCGCTCTCTTCGCCCGGCCGTTCCGAAACCCACCAAAACCTCCAATTTCAAACTTCGGACCATTTTCAAGGCTACAAATCCAATCTTTGCTATCAAAAAGTGATTTTTCTTGCTGAAACAAACCTTGGAACACCAAACCGACAGTGTCAGCCCAATCCAATCCACGAAACGAGCCGCAGAGGCCTCGAATTTCTCGTAGCTGGACCTCCAAGCAAACCACCGCTGATCCGGGGACTGAGACCGAAACCCTAGCTGGTCCCAGAGGTGAAGCAGTGGAAGAACAGAGGAGGTTGCGAGAGGAAGGATCCGGAGCGAAAACGCCTCCTTCGGCGTTGGTTTCTCTCTCTTGCTTTCTTGCCGATGGATTCCCCTTTTCTGTCAGCTTTCTAGCTGGTCCACCCCCCCACCCGGTCGCCCAGAAAAGCCAAAAAAATCCTGCATCTTATATAAATTTTCAATTGACCCCCACTATGTCTAGTTACTAAAATGCCGACTCTACATTTGCTTGCATCGTTCCAACGTGACCC from Elaeis guineensis isolate ETL-2024a chromosome 9, EG11, whole genome shotgun sequence includes these protein-coding regions:
- the LOC105051485 gene encoding protein NLP2 — protein: MDGFSPMDCGNGSAEDPFSLSALMNFDGFGEPFSPSTADQIHSALSYSAAARLTPGNWSSTGSPNIFAALGRDALTGDVNVPAAAYSSDGEKVASPRTSMQFVFSPNFFASDDIPDEGASFIPKPIAGFSFPERMLKALSFFKDFSSGGILAQVWMPIKQGDQYILSTSEQPFLLDQSLAGYREISRQFTFSAKEAPGLFLGLPGRVFISRMPEWTSNVAYYSKLEYLRVDHAVSHEVRGSLAVPVFDRSKGSRCAVLELVTTREKPNFDTEMDKVCHALEAVNLKTTKVRAHQQNLTKNQKSAFTEILDVLRAVCHAHMLPLALTWIPFSYDYHSIDECIKDDVQEVQSSLREKSMLCIQESACYVNDTRIQGFLHACAEHCLDKGQGIAGKALQSNHPFFSPDVKVYDIREYPLAHHARKYDLRAAVAIRLRSTYTGNDDYILEFFLPVSCRGSEEQQLLLNNLSSTMQRICKSLRTVSDAEIIGADVTKVGISRGKGIGSSSTDFSAKCSQLMDSDNELTTVKHSENQKMESNEQGGDSYHEQSKSGSMRHMEKKRSTAEKNISLSVLQQYFSGSLKDAAKSIGVCPTTLKRICRQHGISRWPSRKINKVNRSLKKIQTVINSVQGVEGALRYDPASGCLVAAVSSPEKPAMMMPESFGRDCTCLSSAPHDETEQSIGKSEPDFSSLDVHQQETSGQLKFTNKPKGEKDELHAPLDGCSNDCKVTSACGGLLQQANIEGTPSWPIYSKDILRSSYLTKETGCQRAFGKGGLSLQSLECQIMSKGSGSMMPMDETNAEINADDGIIEHSHPSSSSMTDSSSGSASSCPTFKKSSKSMADVTESGPVITVKATYKDDTVRFKFLPSMGCHHLFEEVGKRFKLLVGTFQLKYMDDEEEWVILAGDSDLQECLDVLEDVGSRSVKLQVRDVPCATGSSASSNCLLMEP